A window from Longibacter salinarum encodes these proteins:
- a CDS encoding universal stress protein, whose product MLHANSILCPVHPGADTHPALQQALSFAETCRAALHVVPLPGAPAAPPEGCAASLHNRILDIVASATSASPVPPQSVIIAFDEEGPSVADVLQYVSDEGIDFVILDTPTDRGPIPPLASEPTRKFITDLNVPVFVTSHWVMTCDTPGADHSTPRRRILVPTDFSENSVSALRHAFALAAEFDAEIDLLHVMDRPQYVALNDTDMLSLSDATLPERKARRRAENLIPDSPLHPTVNIHIRHGDAADQIGQFATKMDSDLLVMSTHGTISRKQHPLGHVVERVLRRVARPVFLARAFGISLVDESWTPHEGANDGASGSAPDLSAQPSGWLDTERKTSHR is encoded by the coding sequence ATGCTTCACGCAAACAGCATTCTTTGTCCGGTGCATCCCGGCGCCGACACCCACCCGGCCCTGCAGCAGGCACTTTCGTTTGCCGAAACATGCCGCGCCGCGTTGCATGTCGTGCCGCTACCAGGAGCACCGGCTGCCCCCCCAGAAGGATGTGCAGCATCCCTACATAACCGGATCCTGGATATCGTTGCGTCAGCTACGAGCGCGTCTCCCGTCCCCCCGCAATCGGTTATCATTGCCTTCGACGAAGAAGGCCCGTCCGTTGCAGACGTGCTGCAGTACGTATCCGATGAAGGAATCGACTTTGTCATTCTTGATACGCCCACGGATCGGGGCCCGATTCCGCCCCTGGCCAGCGAACCGACACGTAAGTTCATCACGGACCTGAACGTACCGGTCTTCGTCACCAGCCATTGGGTGATGACGTGTGATACGCCCGGTGCGGACCACAGCACGCCCCGGCGACGCATTCTCGTGCCGACCGACTTTTCGGAGAACTCGGTGTCTGCTCTTCGTCATGCATTTGCCTTAGCCGCGGAATTTGACGCGGAGATTGACCTGCTTCATGTGATGGACCGTCCGCAATACGTGGCTCTTAACGATACGGATATGCTCTCGCTGAGTGATGCGACACTTCCTGAGCGAAAGGCCCGCCGGCGCGCGGAAAACCTGATTCCGGACAGCCCACTACATCCGACGGTTAACATTCACATTCGGCACGGGGATGCGGCCGACCAGATCGGCCAATTCGCGACCAAAATGGACAGTGACCTACTGGTTATGTCGACCCACGGGACGATCAGCCGGAAGCAACACCCGCTGGGTCACGTCGTCGAGCGCGTGCTCCGTCGCGTTGCCCGCCCGGTCTTCCTTGCCCGGGCGTTCGGCATCTCCCTCGTGGACGAATCCTGGACCCCTCATGAAGGCGCGAACGATGGCGCCAGCGGCTCGGCTCCCGATCTCTCCGCACAACCCTCCGGCTGGCTCGACACGGAACGTAAAACGAGCCACCGCTAA
- a CDS encoding response regulator, producing MTEIIIVDDHPLMRKGLALALDAEAEFNVSGQMSSAEEALEDIDELEPDLAIIDISLPGMSGMELVKHLQARKPDIKILVVSRHDETLYAERAIRAGARGYIMKLEAGDVIVRAVRQVMRGGIYVSDEINERLLMSMATGGRERITQSPLEVLSDRELEVFELTGHGSSTRDIAERLHLSVKTVESYRARIKKKLNLESATELMKHAVQWVESESAT from the coding sequence ATGACTGAGATAATAATCGTTGACGACCATCCGCTGATGCGAAAGGGGTTGGCTCTTGCTCTCGATGCCGAGGCTGAGTTCAACGTGTCTGGTCAGATGAGTAGCGCCGAGGAGGCGTTAGAAGACATCGATGAACTGGAGCCCGATCTGGCGATCATCGACATCTCTCTGCCTGGCATGAGCGGGATGGAGCTCGTAAAACACCTTCAGGCCCGCAAGCCTGACATTAAGATTCTCGTGGTGTCGCGCCATGACGAGACGCTCTATGCCGAGCGGGCGATTCGGGCGGGGGCGCGCGGCTATATCATGAAGCTGGAGGCCGGGGATGTGATCGTCAGAGCCGTCCGTCAGGTTATGCGCGGCGGCATTTACGTAAGCGACGAAATCAACGAGCGCCTTCTGATGAGCATGGCGACGGGGGGGCGTGAACGAATCACCCAGTCGCCACTGGAAGTGCTGAGCGATCGCGAGTTGGAGGTGTTCGAGTTGACCGGGCACGGCTCATCCACGCGCGATATCGCCGAGCGGCTCCACCTCTCCGTCAAGACCGTGGAGTCGTATCGTGCACGCATCAAGAAGAAGCTCAACCTCGAATCTGCGACTGAACTTATG
- a CDS encoding cbb3-type cytochrome c oxidase subunit 3 translates to MWKDAVRALETGALSEIGLLAFFIAFVLILIYAFTLPKRECETALNLPLDDADSVGAERVGGDGQ, encoded by the coding sequence ATGTGGAAAGACGCTGTCCGCGCCCTCGAAACCGGCGCCCTCTCGGAAATTGGCCTACTGGCCTTCTTCATCGCCTTCGTTCTCATCCTGATCTACGCGTTCACGCTTCCGAAACGTGAGTGCGAAACGGCGCTGAACCTCCCGCTTGACGACGCCGACTCGGTCGGCGCAGAGCGCGTCGGCGGCGACGGCCAATGA
- a CDS encoding PAS domain S-box protein: MKTLVYGPPSQSRTMIERVLADGGHEVEQIDPSEAPAHPSVDERTFDTCLLIHPDESGLEWAQEVLRHRPDVQVAIVGMDPSVEKIHLAFEAGATDVILSGFDPDRLSTRLGLLDQYMSSFVREAPESQPSPHQAVVAEIGRRALAGTEIEVLIAQAARAVARTLDVETCKVLEHEPEKGQLRLKAGMGWTDGAIGHATVTDGAESQGGYTLKSDTPIVVDDLEAETRFETPDLLKDHGIVSGISVVIASTPEAYGVLGAHSTDQRVFSQEDVYFLQSVSNVLAGAVERTRTERALRESEARATSILETTVDGIITINSAGIIQSFNTAAEDIFGYSASEVIGKNVKILMPPPYRDEHDGYMRSYHETGRERIIGIGREVTGRRKDGTTFPMDLAVSEVHTQSVHAFTGIVRDISERRRLEKEILNISEQERRRIGQDLHDGLGQMLTGIGLLSQNLSRQLKKEGSTLVEEAEEITDLMKEADQYARDLARGLTPVDLEANGLSKALQRLSDNAERLFGVDCAFDEVGTGLVHNATAATHMYRIAQEAVSNAVRHGDAERIKIAFASGSEQIRLRIQDDGVGFAPENIDGPGMGVHIMNYRARIIGGTLEISSTPDGGTTVTCTLPGTASPGANNSTNGQRVDGSSDVTDRPNPGSSSSNGRSGGGGCPVAH, translated from the coding sequence ATGAAAACTCTCGTTTACGGGCCTCCTTCGCAGAGTCGAACGATGATTGAGCGGGTGCTTGCCGATGGCGGGCACGAGGTGGAACAGATAGACCCGTCGGAGGCGCCGGCTCATCCCTCTGTAGATGAACGCACGTTCGACACATGTCTGCTGATTCATCCTGACGAGTCGGGCCTGGAATGGGCCCAGGAGGTGTTGAGGCATCGGCCCGACGTTCAGGTTGCGATCGTCGGGATGGACCCATCTGTGGAGAAGATCCACCTTGCGTTCGAGGCTGGCGCCACCGACGTGATCTTGTCCGGATTCGATCCGGACCGACTGAGCACGCGTCTCGGCTTGCTCGACCAGTACATGTCTTCATTCGTCCGAGAAGCCCCCGAGTCTCAGCCCTCGCCGCACCAGGCGGTCGTAGCCGAGATCGGTCGTCGTGCTCTTGCGGGCACCGAGATCGAGGTGCTCATAGCGCAGGCCGCGCGCGCGGTTGCTCGCACGCTCGACGTGGAGACATGTAAGGTTCTTGAACACGAGCCGGAAAAGGGGCAGTTGCGCCTGAAGGCGGGGATGGGATGGACGGATGGTGCGATCGGTCATGCAACGGTCACCGACGGTGCCGAATCGCAGGGAGGGTATACGTTGAAGTCTGATACGCCGATCGTCGTCGACGACCTCGAAGCGGAAACGCGATTCGAAACGCCGGACCTGTTGAAAGATCACGGCATCGTTAGCGGGATCAGTGTCGTGATTGCCAGTACGCCGGAGGCCTACGGCGTTCTCGGGGCCCATAGCACGGACCAGCGTGTGTTCAGTCAGGAAGATGTTTACTTCCTGCAGTCCGTCTCCAACGTGCTTGCCGGAGCGGTTGAACGGACGCGGACCGAGCGAGCTCTCCGTGAGAGTGAGGCTCGCGCAACGTCGATTCTAGAGACGACGGTCGACGGGATCATCACGATTAACTCCGCAGGCATCATTCAGTCATTCAATACGGCTGCGGAAGATATTTTCGGTTATTCCGCCAGCGAGGTTATCGGGAAAAACGTCAAGATCCTGATGCCACCGCCGTATCGGGATGAGCATGACGGGTACATGCGCAGTTATCATGAGACCGGTCGCGAACGGATTATTGGAATTGGCCGAGAGGTCACCGGTCGCCGGAAAGATGGAACGACGTTCCCGATGGATCTCGCGGTGAGCGAGGTGCACACGCAGTCCGTCCACGCATTTACCGGCATCGTGCGCGACATCAGCGAACGGCGGCGTCTGGAGAAAGAGATTCTCAATATCTCAGAGCAGGAGCGGCGGCGGATCGGTCAAGATCTGCATGACGGTCTCGGTCAGATGCTTACTGGCATTGGCCTGCTCAGTCAGAACCTCTCGCGGCAGCTGAAGAAGGAGGGTAGTACGCTCGTTGAGGAGGCGGAAGAGATTACGGATCTTATGAAAGAGGCGGATCAGTATGCTCGTGATCTCGCCCGCGGGCTGACCCCGGTTGATCTCGAAGCAAACGGTTTATCGAAGGCGCTTCAACGACTCAGTGATAACGCGGAACGTCTGTTCGGTGTCGATTGCGCGTTCGACGAGGTGGGCACTGGATTGGTGCACAATGCCACGGCGGCGACTCACATGTATCGTATTGCCCAGGAGGCTGTCAGCAACGCCGTGCGTCACGGGGATGCCGAGCGCATCAAAATTGCCTTTGCATCGGGGTCGGAGCAGATCCGTCTGCGTATTCAGGACGACGGCGTGGGATTCGCCCCTGAAAACATCGATGGCCCGGGTATGGGCGTTCACATTATGAATTACCGGGCTCGAATCATCGGGGGCACGCTGGAGATTAGCAGTACTCCGGACGGAGGGACAACGGTGACGTGCACGTTGCCCGGCACGGCTTCTCCGGGAGCCAATAATTCGACGAACGGTCAACGCGTGGATGGCTCTTCGGATGTGACGGACCGCCCGAATCCTGGCTCCAGCAGTAGCAACGGTCGAAGTGGGGGCGGCGGCTGTCCGGTTGCGCATTAA
- a CDS encoding NmrA family NAD(P)-binding protein, whose amino-acid sequence MTMTTLREGSQRVLVTGATGTVGGHVVACLRDGPCEVCAASRHPEAATSRLNIPAVYFDFQDPASYRSAFDGQDALFLVRPPAIARVWTSIFPALDMAVDSGIRHIVFLSLQGAEANPFVPHRWIEWKLASIDVRATFLRPSFFMQNLTTTHRHEVADERTLILPAGDGHTALIDARDVADVAAHVIKHPKCGGGAYELTGLKAISYHTVARVLSDVLGQPIRYEEPSVIDFLRYSRRRGREWPFIFVMTGIYLTARFGLAARTTSTVHDLLGRPPRSFRTFAEDYAGVWAVAK is encoded by the coding sequence ATGACGATGACGACGTTGCGAGAGGGATCACAGCGGGTTCTTGTGACCGGGGCCACCGGGACCGTTGGAGGACACGTGGTTGCGTGTTTGCGTGACGGCCCGTGCGAGGTCTGTGCGGCCAGCCGTCATCCAGAGGCAGCAACAAGCCGCCTGAATATCCCGGCCGTGTACTTTGATTTCCAGGATCCTGCGAGTTATCGATCGGCATTCGATGGACAGGACGCGCTCTTTCTGGTACGCCCTCCGGCGATTGCCCGCGTTTGGACCTCCATCTTTCCCGCGTTGGACATGGCCGTAGACTCCGGGATTCGTCACATCGTGTTTCTCTCGCTACAGGGAGCTGAGGCGAACCCGTTTGTACCACACCGATGGATCGAGTGGAAACTCGCCTCTATCGACGTCAGAGCGACGTTTTTGCGGCCGAGTTTCTTTATGCAGAACCTGACGACAACGCATCGTCACGAGGTTGCGGATGAACGAACCCTTATCCTTCCCGCCGGGGATGGGCATACGGCATTGATCGATGCACGCGATGTTGCGGATGTGGCCGCCCACGTGATCAAGCATCCGAAGTGTGGGGGCGGAGCGTACGAGTTGACCGGCCTCAAGGCCATTTCATATCACACCGTCGCGCGTGTGCTCTCAGATGTCCTGGGGCAGCCCATCCGATATGAAGAGCCGTCCGTGATCGACTTCCTACGGTACAGCAGACGTCGGGGACGCGAGTGGCCCTTTATCTTCGTCATGACGGGCATCTATCTCACGGCGCGTTTTGGGCTCGCGGCCCGAACGACATCCACAGTGCATGACCTGCTGGGGCGCCCGCCCCGCAGCTTCCGAACGTTTGCCGAGGATTATGCTGGCGTCTGGGCCGTTGCAAAGTGA
- a CDS encoding DUF6122 family protein, translating into MLHLVLHFAVPLVVAFVFYRAHWREAVLTMVLTMVVDVDHLLADPIYDPNRCSIGFHPLHSVPAIAAYVILFIGPFLHEYETPLWERSRLARIAHLAGLGLLIHMALDGMDCLV; encoded by the coding sequence ATGCTTCACCTCGTCCTTCACTTCGCCGTTCCGCTGGTCGTCGCGTTCGTTTTCTATCGGGCGCACTGGCGCGAGGCGGTGCTCACCATGGTCTTAACCATGGTCGTTGACGTGGATCATCTGCTCGCCGATCCGATCTACGATCCCAACCGGTGCTCGATCGGTTTTCACCCATTGCACTCGGTCCCGGCGATTGCGGCATATGTCATTCTCTTTATCGGGCCATTTCTCCATGAGTACGAGACCCCACTTTGGGAGCGGTCTCGACTCGCTCGCATTGCTCACCTGGCAGGGCTCGGACTGCTGATTCACATGGCGTTAGACGGAATGGATTGTCTGGTGTGA
- the ccoG gene encoding cytochrome c oxidase accessory protein CcoG → MEVQDRNDQRRSKRQFIPAGDVGVMDAPPEDIMATLNADGSRKWLYPELNKGRWYYYRLIVAWVLVAIFVALPIVKINGKPAIFLDVLHREFTFFGMTFYPTDTLLLMLLMIGVLVSVVLFTALLGRVWCGWACPQTVYLEFFYRPVERLFEGKEHVRKRRDEGPWTFDKVWRKTGKHAVYLIFSLALAHTFVAYFAGWSNLLTWMQGSPTDHWGYFVMMAGTTGLILFDFGFFREQMCTIACPYARFQSVLLDPDSLIVSYDEERGEPRGKGKERSDLGDCVDCYACVRTCPTGIDIRDGLQMECLHCTQCIDACDDIMEKVGFEPGLIRYSSEREDEGKTRRFFRPRTVIYSLLLVVIASIFAIAFTTRGSYDVNVARASGDPFVVLPNEEVANRLRFRVRNQSPKSTTYTVEAIEPAGATVKILGRTPISVPEGEMKRTEVWIITQPDVIQGGTQTATLKVEFENGTTKEMKFPLLGPSSN, encoded by the coding sequence ATGGAAGTTCAAGACCGCAACGATCAGCGTCGCAGCAAACGACAGTTCATCCCCGCCGGCGACGTTGGCGTGATGGATGCACCGCCCGAAGACATCATGGCGACGCTGAATGCGGATGGAAGTCGAAAATGGCTGTATCCAGAGCTAAACAAGGGGCGGTGGTACTATTACCGCCTGATCGTTGCCTGGGTACTCGTCGCAATTTTCGTTGCGCTCCCGATCGTTAAGATCAACGGCAAGCCCGCCATCTTCCTGGACGTGCTCCATCGTGAGTTTACGTTCTTCGGGATGACGTTCTACCCGACGGATACGTTGCTGCTGATGCTCCTTATGATTGGCGTCCTCGTCAGCGTCGTGCTTTTCACGGCCCTTCTCGGCCGCGTCTGGTGCGGATGGGCCTGCCCTCAGACTGTCTATCTGGAATTTTTCTATCGCCCCGTCGAGCGCCTGTTCGAAGGGAAAGAGCACGTCCGTAAGCGACGTGACGAAGGCCCGTGGACCTTCGACAAAGTATGGCGCAAAACGGGCAAACACGCCGTCTATCTCATCTTCTCGCTCGCACTCGCCCACACGTTCGTCGCGTACTTTGCAGGCTGGAGCAATCTGTTGACCTGGATGCAGGGCTCGCCGACCGATCACTGGGGGTACTTCGTGATGATGGCCGGCACGACGGGGCTCATCCTGTTCGACTTTGGCTTTTTCCGCGAACAGATGTGCACCATCGCCTGCCCATACGCACGCTTCCAGTCCGTCTTGCTCGACCCGGACTCGCTCATCGTTTCGTACGATGAAGAGCGAGGCGAACCGCGTGGCAAAGGGAAAGAACGCTCCGATCTCGGCGACTGCGTCGACTGCTATGCGTGCGTTCGTACATGCCCGACGGGGATCGACATTCGCGATGGGCTACAGATGGAGTGTCTCCACTGCACACAGTGCATCGATGCCTGCGACGACATTATGGAAAAAGTGGGCTTCGAACCGGGCTTGATCCGCTACTCTTCCGAACGGGAAGACGAAGGTAAGACCCGGCGCTTCTTCCGCCCACGCACAGTCATCTACAGCCTCCTGCTCGTCGTCATCGCGTCCATTTTCGCAATCGCCTTCACCACGCGCGGTTCGTACGACGTGAACGTGGCCCGCGCCTCCGGCGACCCCTTTGTCGTCCTACCTAACGAGGAGGTCGCCAATCGCCTTCGGTTCCGCGTACGAAATCAGTCTCCGAAATCGACGACGTACACGGTCGAAGCCATCGAGCCCGCCGGCGCGACCGTCAAGATCCTCGGGCGAACCCCGATCTCCGTGCCGGAAGGGGAGATGAAACGGACGGAGGTCTGGATTATCACGCAACCAGACGTGATCCAGGGTGGCACACAGACAGCCACGCTGAAGGTTGAGTTCGAAAATGGCACGACGAAGGAGATGAAATTTCCTCTCCTCGGTCCGTCCTCAAATTAA
- the ccoN gene encoding cytochrome-c oxidase, cbb3-type subunit I, whose product MAQASTAPAVSDSRSAASERSNIDIFSYDEKIVRYFVYATVLWGFIGMSVGALIALQLPWPAANLGEYLSFGRLRPLHTNAVIFAFAGNAIFAAIYYSTQRLCKARMFSDWMSKFHFWGWQAIIVSAAITLPLGYTTSKEYAELEWPIDIAIAVVWIVFAINFFGTLYKRREKHLYVALWFYIATIVTVAVLHVGNSLALPASMLKSYPIYAGVQDALVQWWYGHNAVAFFLTTPFLGLMYYFMPKAAERPVFSYRLSIVHFWSLVFIYIWAGPHHLQYTALPEWAGTLGMLFSVMLWMPSWGGMINGLFTLRGAWHKLRDSVVLKMFVIGITFYGMSTFEGPLLSVKSVNALSHYTDWTIGHVHSGALGWNGFMTFGMIYWLLPRLWRTDLWSQKLANAHFWTGTIGILLYVLAMYNSGITQGLMWRAFDEAGNLMYPEFIETVVQVIPMYWVRLIGGLLYLGGVMMMMANMYMTIRSAPDDLPDPTFAAPRQPMKYGHGDGAGNGASEQTPEPAPARARTATESESVPTEAGTPGTEAETPGTEAETTGTKKAQLPGSKKADGPGSKKAELPGSKKANLPDSKTDDADADEDSTDES is encoded by the coding sequence ATGGCTCAAGCCAGCACCGCTCCCGCCGTTTCTGACTCGCGATCGGCGGCAAGTGAGCGCTCTAACATCGACATTTTCAGCTATGACGAAAAGATCGTTCGCTACTTCGTGTACGCGACGGTCTTGTGGGGCTTCATCGGCATGTCTGTCGGGGCCCTGATCGCGCTACAACTGCCCTGGCCCGCGGCTAATCTCGGCGAATATCTGTCCTTCGGCCGGCTCCGCCCGCTGCACACGAACGCAGTGATCTTCGCGTTTGCGGGCAATGCCATTTTTGCCGCCATCTACTACTCCACCCAGCGCCTCTGCAAGGCGCGGATGTTTAGTGATTGGATGAGCAAATTTCACTTCTGGGGCTGGCAGGCGATCATCGTATCGGCCGCGATAACGCTTCCGCTCGGCTACACGACATCGAAGGAATACGCGGAGCTGGAGTGGCCCATCGACATTGCGATTGCTGTCGTCTGGATCGTATTCGCAATCAACTTCTTCGGCACCCTCTACAAGCGACGTGAGAAGCACCTCTACGTTGCGCTCTGGTTCTACATCGCAACGATTGTGACCGTCGCCGTGCTTCACGTGGGCAACAGCCTCGCGCTCCCGGCGTCGATGCTCAAGAGCTACCCGATCTACGCCGGTGTGCAGGATGCTCTAGTTCAGTGGTGGTACGGCCACAACGCCGTGGCTTTCTTCCTGACGACGCCCTTCCTCGGCCTGATGTATTACTTCATGCCGAAAGCGGCGGAGCGGCCGGTCTTCAGCTATCGTCTTTCGATCGTCCACTTCTGGAGCCTCGTCTTCATCTATATCTGGGCGGGTCCACACCACCTACAGTACACCGCACTTCCCGAATGGGCTGGCACACTGGGCATGCTCTTCAGCGTGATGCTCTGGATGCCGAGTTGGGGGGGTATGATCAACGGGCTGTTCACGCTCCGTGGCGCGTGGCATAAGCTGCGGGATAGCGTCGTGCTCAAAATGTTCGTGATCGGCATCACCTTCTACGGCATGTCAACCTTTGAGGGCCCGCTGCTGTCGGTCAAGAGCGTCAACGCGCTCAGTCACTACACCGACTGGACCATCGGCCACGTCCACTCGGGCGCCCTGGGATGGAATGGCTTTATGACCTTCGGCATGATCTACTGGCTCCTGCCCCGCCTCTGGCGCACGGACCTGTGGAGCCAGAAGCTCGCCAACGCCCACTTCTGGACGGGCACGATCGGCATCCTCCTGTACGTCCTGGCGATGTACAACTCGGGCATTACGCAGGGCCTGATGTGGCGGGCATTTGACGAAGCCGGAAATCTGATGTATCCGGAGTTTATCGAAACCGTCGTCCAGGTCATTCCAATGTACTGGGTCCGCCTGATTGGCGGTCTGCTCTACCTCGGCGGCGTCATGATGATGATGGCCAATATGTACATGACCATTCGCTCCGCTCCCGACGACCTTCCGGATCCCACATTCGCCGCCCCGCGCCAGCCGATGAAATACGGCCATGGCGATGGTGCAGGCAACGGCGCCTCGGAGCAGACCCCCGAGCCCGCTCCCGCTCGTGCCCGCACCGCCACCGAGTCCGAATCGGTTCCGACCGAGGCGGGAACGCCCGGTACCGAGGCGGAAACGCCCGGTACCGAGGCGGAGACGACCGGAACCAAGAAGGCTCAGCTGCCCGGCTCGAAAAAGGCGGACGGCCCCGGTTCGAAGAAGGCAGAACTGCCTGGCTCGAAGAAAGCCAACCTACCCGACTCGAAGACGGACGACGCCGACGCGGACGAAGACTCCACGGACGAAAGCTGA
- a CDS encoding cbb3-type cytochrome c oxidase N-terminal domain-containing protein, with protein sequence MPNDPNTNRPDRSSSDDGSALYGRTHDQLIQGHRYDGIKEYDNPMPGWWVWLFWGSVVFSVIYFVGITWFDFVDTYEDDLAQGQEALAMQRAQYEAENPTFEATPASLAEMIGNEERIASGEETYQSLCASCHGDKGQGIIGPNLTDKYWIHGGSNMDIYNVLTEGVTDKGMPAWDASLRPEERAELVAFIESIQGTEPEGAKPPEGDPVE encoded by the coding sequence ATGCCAAACGATCCAAACACGAACCGTCCCGACCGCTCTAGCTCGGACGATGGCTCCGCTCTCTACGGCCGGACCCACGACCAGCTCATCCAGGGGCACCGCTACGACGGGATCAAAGAATATGATAACCCTATGCCCGGCTGGTGGGTCTGGCTCTTCTGGGGATCCGTCGTGTTTAGCGTCATCTATTTCGTCGGCATTACCTGGTTTGACTTCGTCGACACGTACGAGGACGATCTCGCGCAGGGCCAGGAAGCGCTCGCTATGCAACGGGCTCAGTATGAGGCCGAGAACCCAACGTTTGAAGCCACACCCGCTTCACTCGCTGAGATGATTGGCAACGAAGAACGCATCGCGTCCGGCGAAGAGACGTATCAGAGTCTCTGTGCCTCGTGTCACGGCGACAAAGGACAGGGCATTATCGGCCCAAATCTGACCGACAAATATTGGATCCACGGCGGCTCCAACATGGACATCTACAACGTTCTAACGGAAGGCGTAACCGACAAAGGCATGCCGGCCTGGGATGCGAGCCTCCGACCGGAAGAGCGCGCCGAACTCGTCGCGTTCATCGAGTCCATTCAGGGAACCGAACCGGAAGGCGCGAAACCGCCGGAAGGGGACCCTGTGGAGTGA
- the ccoO gene encoding cytochrome-c oxidase, cbb3-type subunit II translates to MGRFIKSNGMHRTLEGWPLVFTVLTTLAILVGGLVEFLPLVLVNSAVDRIETVEPWTPLELEGRDIYIAEGCNTCHSQMVRPFRHEIERYARNGGGYSKAGETVYERPFLWGSKRTGPDLAREGLLRPQALWHVRHMEDPRSTSKGSIMPPYPHLLEKDIDFDGLTAKLRTLKQLGTPYSEETVKNAASIAREQAQTIAKEVEEQGGPTGLENKKIMALVAYLQSLGTDVADPEDDVANAESASDDADVTADASR, encoded by the coding sequence ATGGGACGATTCATTAAGAGCAATGGAATGCACCGGACGCTTGAAGGCTGGCCGCTGGTCTTCACCGTCCTCACGACGCTTGCTATTCTCGTAGGCGGCCTCGTAGAGTTCCTCCCCCTCGTTCTCGTCAACAGCGCGGTCGATCGCATCGAAACCGTCGAGCCATGGACCCCTCTGGAACTTGAAGGCCGCGACATCTACATCGCGGAAGGCTGTAATACCTGCCACTCGCAGATGGTGCGCCCCTTCCGACACGAAATCGAGCGTTACGCTCGGAACGGGGGTGGCTACTCGAAGGCCGGCGAAACGGTGTACGAGCGCCCGTTCCTCTGGGGATCGAAGCGGACCGGTCCGGATCTGGCGCGTGAAGGCCTGCTCCGCCCACAGGCGCTCTGGCACGTCCGGCACATGGAGGACCCACGCTCCACGAGCAAAGGCTCCATTATGCCACCGTACCCGCACCTGCTGGAGAAGGACATCGATTTCGATGGGCTGACAGCGAAGCTTCGTACCCTCAAGCAGCTCGGCACACCATATTCCGAAGAGACGGTCAAGAACGCTGCGTCTATAGCACGCGAACAGGCGCAGACCATCGCCAAGGAGGTGGAAGAACAGGGCGGCCCCACGGGACTCGAGAATAAGAAGATCATGGCGCTCGTGGCGTACCTGCAGAGCCTGGGCACAGACGTCGCCGATCCCGAGGATGACGTCGCTAATGCTGAGTCCGCTTCCGACGACGCGGACGTGACCGCCGACGCTTCTCGCTGA